AGCTCGAGCTGGTAGTGGCGCGTCTCCAACAGGTTCCTGATCCGCAAGCGCGCCTCGGTGGGGTTGACGGGTTTGGTCAGGAAGTCGCGCACGCCGTTGGCGAGCGCCGTCTCGCGGAGTTCGGTGCGCGAGTCCCCCGTGACCATGAGCACCGGGAAGGCGTCGGGGAGGTTGGGTCCCAACTCGGCGAGCACGCCGAGGCCGTCGCGGTTAGGCATGTGTTGGTCGATCACGAGCAGGTCGGGGGCCTCGGTCACGAAGCGCTCGGCGGCGGCGAGCGGGTCGTCGCACACCCTCACGTCCTGGTAGCCGGCGCGGGTGAGGAGCCCCCGCATGAGCACAAGGGCCGACTCCTCGTCGTCCACCAGTAGTATGCGCATGCCCGTGAGGTCCACTGTCCTCTCATGATAGTAGGGCGCGGTCATGCTCACTGCTAGTTTCTCCCCATCTCCCCCTGGTCGCAGGGTAGGCGCGGCCTTGACGGCCACCCGGATGATAGGGAACGGCCGATGACGGGGTTCTTACGGCGCGGCCGTGGCGCGCCCCAGCGGTGCGGCCGGCGACGTCACCGCCGCCGGCCGCACCGGTCTCCTCGGCCCCTCGGCTAGCTCAGAGGCCCGCCAGCAGCCGCGGACCGGCGCTCAGCAGCGTGTGCCACCAGCCCGGGAACACGCCCAGCAGCAACGTGCCCGCGAGCGCGAGGGCGATGGCAACCTGCGTGGCTCCCGACCGGAAGGCGGGCGGCTCGTAGGCGCTCTCGCGGAAGTACATGTACGCCACGACCCGGAAGTAGTACACGAGGGCCACGATGCTCGTGGCGATGCCCAGCACGGCCAGCCACACGTAGCCCGCGTCGATCACCGCCTGGAAGACGAGGACCTTGCCCGCGAAGCCGACGAGGGGCGGGATGCCGCCCAGGCTGAGCATGAACAGCGTCATCACGGCCGCCAGCCACGGGCGTCGCTTGGCGAGGCCGGCGAAGCGTTCCAGGTCGTCGCCGTGGTCGTTGGCGTCGCTGATCAGGCTCAGCACCGCGAACGCGCCCGCGTTCATGAAGGCGTAGGCCGTGAGGTAGAAGGCCGCGGCCGCGACGCCGCCGTGATCGGTCGCCAAGAGCGCCAGGCCGAGGTAGCCGGCGTGCGCGACGGACGAGTAGGCGAGCATGCGCTTGACGCCCCGCTGCATGAGCGCGCTGAAGTTGCCGACCACCAGCGTGAGCGCGACCATGACGGCCAGGGCCGTCAGCAACCACGGCTGCAGCGCCGGGAACACGACCGTCGCCAGCCGCAGGAGCGCCGCGAACGCCCCGATCTTGATGACCACCGTCATGAACGTGACGACCGGCGTAGGCGCGCCCGTGTAGACGTCGGGCGCCCACTGGTGGAAGGGGGCGAGGGCGGCCTTGAAGCCGAGACCCGCCAGTACCAGCGCGCCGCCGAGGGTCGCGAGCAGGGTGAGGTTCCCGGAGGACAGGGCCGCGGCCACGTCGCCGTAGACGAAGGAACCGGCCGCGCCGTAGACGAGCGCCGCGCCGTAGATGAGGATGGCCGAGCCGAACGCGCCGAGCAGGAAGTACTTCATGCCCGCCTCCTCGGACTGGCGGTCGCGGGTCCGCCACGCCGACAGGGCGTAGACGGGAAGCGACATGATCTCGAGCCCGAGGATCAGGGTGATGAGGTCGCCCGCCGAGGCCATCACGACGGCGCCCAACGCAGACAGCAGCATGAGCGGGTAGTACTCCGGGTGCTCCATGCCGCCCCGCTGCAGCTGGTCCCAGCTGACGAGCACGGCGGCGACCGTCCCGAGGAGGATCACCAGCGTGAGGGTCAGGGCGGGCACGTCGCCCAGGTAGCGCAGACCGAAGCTCGCCGCGTTCGCCTCACCCGACAGGAGCTGCGCCAGCGTGAAGACGCCGGCCGTGATCACGCCGATGAGCGCCGCCCCGGCGGCGCCCCGCGAGTCGCGGCTGAACAGCGCGATGAACAGGGTGACGGCTGCCGTCACCAACAGGGCGATGGCGGGCGCCAGCACGCTCCAGTGGATGTCGATCTGACCGGGGAAGGTCACCGCGCACCTCCGACGTCGCTGAGGGTGATGCCACCAGGCGCGGCCGCGGCGCGCTCGAGTTGCAGTTCGGCCAGCTGCGACTGCGACTCGATGCGCTGCAGGTGCGGAGCCGGCATCAGGCCGAAGAGCAGCACGCCGACGATGACCGGCAGAAGCACGTACATCTCGAGCGCGTCGAGATCCTTGACAACGGCCTCCGACCGGCCCTGGAACAGGCGCTGGTAGAGGTTGACGCCGTACACGCCGGCGGCGATGACCGTGAGCGTGGCGATGGCCGCCGGCCAGGGCGACGTCTGGAACGCCCCGAGGAGCGACATGAACTCGCCCGGGAAGTTGGAGAGCCCCGGCACGCCGATGAAGGTGAAGATCAGGAAGAGCGTGAACGCTGCCAGGGCGGGCGCGGCCTTGGCCAGGCCGCCGTAGTCGGCGAGGTAGAGGGAGCGGCGGCGGTGGTAGAGCATGCCGACGATCAGGAAGAGTCCGCCGGTCGACACCATCTGCGCGGCCAGGAAGTACATGGCGCCGCTCATGCCGGCCAGGTGCATGCCGAACACGCCCACACCGATGATCCCCATGTGCGACAGCGACCCGTAGGCGAGGAAGCGCTTGAGGTGGTTGCTGCCGATGGCGCCGAAGGCGCCGTACAGGGCCGTGACCGCGGACAGGGCCAGTAGGATCGGCGCCACCCGCAGGGCACCGGCCGGCAGTAGCGGCAGGCCCCACGCGAAGAAGCCGAACGCGCCCACCTTGTAGAGCGAGCCGAGCACGTCGGCGGCGCCCGAGGGGTGGTTCTGCTCGTTGAGGTCGACGAGCCAGGAGTGGAGCGGCCAGATGGGCAGCTTCACCGCCATGCCGATGGCGAGGCCGACGAACAGCCACGTCTGCGTGGCGACCGGCAGTTCGGGGGCGGCGAGCATCAGGTCGATGACGTGGAACGACGCGGCGCCGGAGAGCGCCTTGACGGCGAGGATGCTGATCAGCATGAAGAACGAACCCGTCACCGCGTACACGAGGTACTTGACGGTCGCCTCGCGGCGCCGCTCGCCGCCCCAGATGCCGAGCAGCAGCAGGCCGGGGATGAGGGTGGCCTCCCAGAAGACGTAGAAGAGGACGAGGTCCTTGGCGAGGAAGATGCCGTTGAGGCCGCCCAGGGCCACGAGCAGCAGCGCGGCGAAGCCGGCGGCGCCGCTCGCCACGCGCGTCGTGGCGACGAGCACCGCTGGGATCATCATGAGGGCGGCCGCGAAGGTCAGGACGGAGCCCGCGCCGTTGCCGTCGAGCGAGAAGCTCACGCCGATGCCGGGCAGCCAGGTCAGGTCGAGGGGGCGGGTGCCCGGCAGGAAGATGGCGAGCACCAGCGTGGCGACGGCGCCGGCGACGGCCAGCACGCGCGCCAAGGGGAGGACGCGGCGGGCCAGCATGACGAGCGCTGCCGCCACGAGCGGGACGACGATCATCGCGAGCGCTATCACTTGAGCACCCCTAGCAGCGCCGCGACCAGCGCGAGGCCGGCGGCACCCACGAACATCGCGAAGGCGTAGGCCCTGATGTGGCCCGACTGCCACCTTCGGACGACGCCGCCGAGGAGGGGGACGAGTCCGGCAAGGGACACGAGCCCGCGGTCGACGACCTCCTTGTCGAGCAGGCTCACGGCCTCGGCCGCGCCGCTACCCGTGTCGGTGAAGAGCGCCTTGTAGAGGGGGTCGAAGCCGAACGCCCCACGCGACGCCCCGGCGAGCACCGTGTCGCCCGCGCGCTTGGCGAGGGCGCCCTTGGAGGTGACGTAAACCCAGTACCCGAGCCCGAGCCCCACCAGGGCGACCGCGGCGGAACCCAGCACGAGCAACCACTCGGTCGCGACGCTCGGGTGCGAGAACTCCCCCGCCGCGGTGGCGCGCGCCAACCACGCCTGGACGCGGTTGTCCGTGAGGAAGGCGGGCAGTCCCACGTAACCGATGAGGACGCTGCCGATGGCGAGCACGACGAGGGGCGCCGTCATCACGGCGGGCGACTCGTGCACCCGTTCCGCCACGCCGCGGTCCAGTCGCTCCTCGCCCCCGAAGATCAGGTAGTACCAGCGGAACATGTAGAAGGCGGTGATGCCGGCAGTGATCATCAGCAGCCAGAACAGCACCCCACCTCCCACGTCGGCCAGCACGCCGCTCGTGAAGGTCGCGACGACGATGGCGTCCTTGCTGAAGAAGCCCGACAGGAACGGCACGCCCGCGATGGCCAGCGTCGCTATCAACGCCGTCGTGCCTGTCACCTTCATGCGCTTGCCGAGGCCGCCCATCTTGCGGATGTCCTGCTCGCCGCCCAGGGCGTGGATGACGGAGCCGGCGCCGAGGAAGAGCAGCGCCTTGAAGAAGGCGTGGGTGAGCACGTGGAAGATGCCGGCCCAGTACGCGCCGGCCCCCACGGCCGCCACCATGAAGCCGACCTGGGAGATGGTCGAGTAGGCGAGGATGCGCTTGATGTCGGTCTGGCCCACCGCCGCGATGGCGGCGACGAGCGCGGTGAGCACCCCGATCCAGGCGACGGTGGCGAGGGCGCCCGGCGCCACCGCGTAGACGGCGCTGGTCCTGGCGATCAGGTAGACGCCGGCCGTGACCATGGTGGCGGCGTGGATGAGCGCCGACACCGGGGTGGGCCCGGCCATGGCGTCCGGCAGCCAGACGTGCAGCGGCAACTGCGCCGACTTGCCGGTGGCCGCCAGTAGGTAGAGGAGCCCGATGCCCGTGAGGGCGGCGGAGCCGTAGAGCATGGTGGGCGCCATGGCGGTCACCGTCGCGATGTCGAGCGTGCCGAACACCTTGAAGGTCAGGAACATGGCGAGCAGGAAACCGAAGTCGCCGACGCGGTTGACGATGAAGGCCTTGCGGCCGGCGCCGGCGTTGGCGAGGTCCTTGTACCAGAAGCCGATGAGGAGCATCGAGCAGACGCCCACGCCCTCCCAGCCGACGAACATGAGCACGAAGGAGTCGGCCATCACTAGCACGAGCATGGAGGCGACGAACAGGTTGAGCTGCGCGAAGAAGCGCGAGTAACCGTCGTCGCCGTGCATGTAGCCGATGGCGTACACGTGGATGAGGAAGCCGACGCCCGTGATGATCATCATCATCAGGACGCTCAACTGATCCAGGTGGAAGCCCAGCGAGACGGTGAAGTCGCCGGCCCGCAGGAACTCGCCGAAGCCCACCCTGACGGCCTCGCCCCCGCCGGCCACGCCGATGAAGGCGAGGAGCGACAGCACGAAGCCGGCGCCGACCGCCACGCTGCCGACGATGCCGGGGGCGGGCTCCTTCAGGTTCTTGCCGAAGAAGGCGTTCACGAGCGCACCCACCAGCGCGATCAGCGGCGCCAGCGACGCCCAGGCGACCATGTCGGTCATGCGCGCACCTCCGAGAGCTCGTCCACGTTGGTGCTCACGCGGTTACGGAAGATGGCGACCAGTATGCCCAGCCCGACGGCGACCTCCGCGGCCGCAACGGCCAGGACGATGAAGACGGCGGCCTGGCCGTCCAGCGCGATGCGAGCGCCGCCGGCGCTCCACGCCCGCGCGTAGGCGACCATGGCGAGGTTGGCCGCGTTGAGCATCAGCTCGACCGACAGGAACAGCATGATGGCGCTGCGCCGCGTCAGCACGCCGACGCCTCCCAGCACGAACAGCACGGCGCTCAGGGCCACGTAGTACTCGGTGGCTACCACCTCAGCGCCCCCCGCCGGCGGCCTCGGAGACCGGCGCGCCTTCCCCGCCGACCCCGAGATACGGCTCGTGCGGAGCGCCGCGACCGGCCAGGCTCCGTTCCTGCGGGCGCGTCTCCGGCGCCGCGCGCTGCACCAACCCGACAGCCGCCACGACGCCCGTCAGGAGCAGCACGCCCACCAACTGGAAGGCCAGCAGGTAGTCCGTGAAGAGCACCTCGGCGATGCTGCCCGCGTTGCCGCCCGCCAGCGTCGTCGTCACGACGTCGGCCGCCGGGAGCGGCCTGGCGCTGATGACGGCGACCGCGACCACGGCCACGGCCGCCACCGCGGCCGCCACCCAGGCGGCCGGCCTCAGCCAGGCGAGGCGGTCGCCGAGCCGCTCGCCGCCCACGTTCAGGAGCATGATGACGAAGAGGAAGAGGACCATGATGGCGCCCGCGTAGACGATCACCTGCACGGCGGCCAGGAAGTGCGCCTGGAGGGTGACGTACGTGACGGCCAACGCCAGCAGCGTGCCGACCAACGCCAGGGCGGCGTGCACCGGTTGGCGCAGCGTCACGACGCCCACGCCCCCGGCGACGAGCAGGACTGCCAGAACGGCGAAGCCGACCATGTCAGTAGTCCACGCCTTCCAGCTCGACGCGGTGGTCGGCGTCGAAGCCGAGCCTCACGTCCTTGCCCTTCGCCTCCGCCTCGCGCCGCTGCCACTTGCTACCCTTGGTGCCGACGAGCATGTCTTCCTTGCGGTAGACGAAGTCCTGGTAGCGGAAGTCGGCCAGCTCGAACTCGTGACCGAGCACGACGGCGCCGGTGGGGCACGCCTCCTCGCAGAAGCCGCAGAAGATGCAGCGCAGCATGTTGATCTCGTAGATCTTGGCGTAGCGTTCGCCGGCCGAGGTGGGGTTGTCAGGGTCGTTCTCGGCCGCCTCGACGTAGATGCAGTAGGTGGGGCACGCCGCGGCGCATAGCGAGCAGCCGATGCACTTCTCGAGGTCAGTGTCGGGGTGCCGCAACAGGTGGTGCCGGCCGCGGAAGCGCGCCTGCATGTCGACCTTGTCGCGCGGGTACTGCACCGTGACCGGCCGCTTGAACAGGTAGCCGAGGGTGAGGCCCATCCCCTTGGCGATGTCGATAACGCTCATGAGCGTGCACCTCCGTGGCGCGGCGCGCCTGGCCGCGGCGGGCGGGGGGCGGCGCCGACGAGGTCAGATGACATAGGCGATCACCGCCCCGGTGACGAGCGCGGCGACGAGCGCGAACTCGAAGACGTAAAGCCAGCCGAAGCGCATGAGCTGGTCGTAGCGCAGCCGCGGCAGCGTGGCCTTGAGCCAGATGAACAGGAACATGAAGATGGCCATCTTCAGGACCAGCCACACGATCGGCCACTCCGAGATGCCCGGCACGACCGCGTCGAGGAACCGCGGTCCGCGGTAGCCGCCAAGGAAGAGGGTGCTGATGAAGGCGGACGCGGTCATCATGTTGACGTACTCGGCCATCTGGTAGAGCGCCCACTTGATGGAGGAGTACTCGGTCAGGTAGCCGGCGACCAACTCCTGCTCGGCCTCCGGCAGGTCGAACGGGGTGCGGTTCACCTCGGCCGTCCCACTGATCACGAACGTGACGAACGCCAGCGCCAGCCCCGGCCAGAGCCAGGGGCTGACCGACCAGATCCCCACCTCGACGATCTCGCGCAGGTTGAGGGTGCCGGCCACCATGATGACGGCCAGCACGCTGAGGCCGAGGCCCAGCTCGTAGGAGATGATCTGGGCGCTCGAGCGCAGCGACCCCAGGAGCGAGTACTTGCTGTTGGACGCCCAGCCGCCGAGGAATATGCCGTACACGCCCAGCGAGGTCGCAGCGAAGATGTACAGGATCCCGATGTCGAGGTCCATGACCCACGGGTTGAGGCCGAAGAGGCTGCCGGCCGGCCCGGCCGGGATGGCGCCGAAGGCCGACAGCGCGAAGACGATGCTGATGGCCGGCGCCAGCACGAGCACGAACTTGTCCGCCGCGCTCACGACGAGGTCTTCCTTGAAGACGGTCTTGATGGCGTCGGCTATCGGCTGCAGCCACCCGCCCGGCCCCGTGAGGTTCGGGCCGTAGCGGTGCTGGAACCGTCCGAGGAGCTTCCGTTCGATGACCGTCATGTAGGCGAACGCGCCCAGGAGGACGACGCATAGGACGAGCGCCTTGATGAAGGTCACCCAGAGCGGATCGTGGACCACTACGCGACCTCCAACCTGGCCTGCTCGACGACGACGTTGGCGAGGTCGGCCTGGGCGAGTCCCACGGGTTGATCTGGTAGGCACGGGATGGTGGCGAGGCCCGGCTCGACGGCGTCGGTGACGCTCACCACGGCGCGCCGCCAGGTGGCGCCCACCTTGAGCCGCACCTCGGCCCCGTCGGCGAGGCCGTGCTTGGCGGCGTCGTCGGGGTGGAGGCGCAGCCTGGGGCCACCGGTCGCGGCCGCCAGGTGCCGGTTGAGATGCAAGAACTCAGCGCGCGCCATGCTAGGCACGATCAGGACGTTGCCCGCCTGAGCGGCAGCCGCCTCGCGCGCCACGACCTTGGCGGGGCCGCGCGTCTTGAGGCGCGGCAGTGTGCCGGCGTCCGGCAACTCGGCCAGGTCGAGGTCGAAGCGCTTCTTGAGGGTGCGCCTCGCGGAGCGCACGCTGCGTCCCTCGAGCCTCTGGCCGAGCGCCTCGCCGATGGCGCGCACGACTCCCGTGAAGTCGGCGCTCGTGCCCGCGTCGACTGGCGCGGCCCGTACCGGCAGGAAGCGCCCCTCGAGGTTGACGACCGTGCCGTCGCGCTCGTAGACGCTCGCGGCCGGTAGCACCACGTCGGCGAGATGCGCCGTCTCGGTGAGGAAGATGTCGTGCACGACCAGGAGCTCCTTGCCGCTGAGGCGCTCCTTCAGGTCGTCGTCGAGCGCCGGGTCGAGCTGCGAGACGATCAGGGCCTTCGCGCCCTCGATCATGCCGCCGTAGTCGTAGCGCTCGTGGCTGGGAAGGACGCCTAGGAGCTCGAGGCCGTAGCTGTTGGCCATCGGTCCGACCGGCATCTCCTTGACCGACACGGCCTTGATGAAGGCGCGCGCCGCCGCGGTGGCCTCGCGCCCCGCCAGCACGAAGCCGCCCAGCACCACGACGCCGTTCTTGGCGGCGGCGAGGCGGTCGACGAGCTCGCGCGCGGCGGGGGCGGACAGCCCGACGGCGGCCTCCTCCTCGGCGCTCAAGGTGGCGTTGGCGTCGTTGGCCAGCCGGGTGAGGGCGGCGAAGAACGCGGCCTCCCCCGCCACCGGGTAGCGGGCCGCGGCGCCGGCGTGACGCATCAGGTCGACGCGGTAGGGCGCCGCCACCGCGAGGATCTCGCGCCTGCGGGGCATGCGCTCCTTGAGGCGCAGGTCGGCGATGGGCACGCCGTGCGCCATGAGCGCGGGGGGCGTGACCCCCTTGAGCGCGTCCTTGATGCGCAGGTCGAGGATGCCGGCCTCCTCGGTCACGTCGCCCACCACCAGGATGGCGTCGGCGGTCGCGAGGTCGGTCAGCGTCGCTGCCTCGCGCGCGGGGAGCACCCCGGCGGCTGGCCTGGGAGCGTGATCGACCTGCCCGGTGCCGAGGGCCTCGGCGAGCGCCATGGCGGCCACGCCCTCCTCGAGGGTGGAGTCGGCGCGGATGGCGATGCCGACGTCCTTGCCGCTCAGCCCCTTCAGGCGCTCCGCGATGAAGGCGGCCGCCTCGTCCCAGGTGGCGGGCTTGAGCTCGCCCTGGCGCCTGACGAGCGGTTCCGTGAGCCGGCCGGGGGCCGAGGCGTACTCGTGGCCGAAACGCACGCCGTCGTCGATCCACGTCTTGTTGACCTCGGGGTTGAGGCCGGCCTTGATGCGCTCGATGCGGCCCGTGCGGGCGTCGACGATGATGGCCGTGCCGGTGGCGTCGTCCATGCTGGTCGTGCGCGTGTGGTCGTACTCCCAGTTGCGGCCGCGGAAGCGGCTGGAGGCGTCGAGCAGGGCCCCGACCGGGCAGATGTCGGCGATGTTGCCCGTGAAGTTGTTGGGCAGGCCCGCGTCGGCCGTGTCGATGTAGGTGTGCGAGGTGCGGTCGATGAAGTCGAGGATCTCGTCGCCAGGCACCTCCTCGAAGTAGCGCACGCAGCGCTTGCACTGGATGCAGCGCTCGCGGTCGAGCGTGATGAGCTCGGAGAGCGGGTAGTGCTTGTCGAAGTGGCGCTTGTCGAACTCGAAGCGCGACAGGCCGTCGCCGTACTCGTAGCTGCGGTCCTGCAGCTCGCAGGCGCCGCCCTTGTCGCACACCGGGCAGTCGAGGGGGTGGTTGACGAGGTGGAACTCGACCATGCCGTTGCGGATGTCCTTGACGTGCTTGGACTCCGTGTCGATGACCATGCCCTCCATCACCTGAGTGGTGCAGGTGGCCATCAGGTTGGGGAACCAGAAGATCTTGGGCTCGCCCGTCTCCTCGTCCAGGATCCAGCTGCCGTCCCTGTCCTTGCGGGGCGCGCCCACCTTGGCCAGGCACATGCGGCAGGCGCCGATGGGAGACATGTACTCCTGGCTGCAGAAGTAGGGCACGTCGCTCCCCGCCGCGAACACGGCGTCTATGGCGCTCGTGCCGGGCGCCAGGTCGAGCTCGACTTCGTTGACGCGTACCTTCATGCTTGCCACCAGTCGGCCTTCGGGTACTTGGACTTGCCGTGCTCCGCCAGGTACTCGTACTCGTCGCGGAACCACTTGAGGCTGGCCTGCACGGGCATGATGCAGGCGTCGGCCAGCGGGCAGAAGGCGGTGCCGCGGATGTTGCCGGCCACGCTCTCGAGCAGGTCGACGTCGCCGGGGTTCGCCTGGCCGGACACGAGCTTCTGGTAGATGCGCGGGAGCCAGTGACCGACGCCCTCGCGGCACGGCGTGCACTTACCGCACGACTCGTGGCTGTAGAAGCGCACGAGGTTGTAGAGCGCGTTCACGATGCACTTCTCGCGCGGGATGACGATCACGCCGCCCGTGCCCAACATGGACGAGTTCTTGGCCAGCGTGCCGTAGTCCATCGCCATGTCGAGGAAGCGGTCCTCCCACGGGAACATGGGGGTGGAGGAGCCGCCCGGGATGAACGCCTTCGGCTCCATGGTGGGCCCGCCCGCGAAGTCGTAGATGAGCTCGCGGAAGGTGGCGCCCATCGGCATCTCGTAGACGCCCGTGCGCTTCACGGGCCCGGAGATCTGGTAGAGCTTGGTGCCCTTGCTGTCGTCCGTGCCCATGGACGCGAACCAGGCGGCGCCCTTGTTGATGATGTGGACGGCGCTCGTCAGGCTCGTGACGTTGTTGATGGTCGTGGGCCGCCCGTACATGCCGGCGGCCGCCGGGAAGGGCGGCTTGAGGCGCGGGTTGGCCCTGAGACCCTCGAGCGAGTTCATGAGCGCCGTCTCCTCGCCGCAGATGTAGGCACCGGCGCCCGCGTGGACGGTGATGTCGAACGAGAAGTCGGTCCCGAACAGGCCCGTGCCGAGCAGCCCGGCGGCGCGCGCCTCCTTGACCGCCGCCACGGCGCGCTCGTAGCCGTGGTAGTACTCGCCGCGGATGTAGAGGAAGCCGTAGGTGACCCGCATGGCGTAGGCGGCGATGATCATGCCCTCGATCAACTGGTGCGGGTCGTCCTCGAGGATGTAGCGGTCCTTGAACGAGCCGGGCTCGGACTCGTCGGCGTTGCAGACCAGGTAGCGGGCCTTGCCGTCGGGCGGGCCCATGANNNNNNNNNNNNNNNNNNNNNNNNNNNNNNNNNNNNNNNNNNNNNNNNNNNNNNNNNNNNNNNNNNNNNNNNNNNNNNNNNNNNNNNNNNNNNNNNNNNNGACTCGTCGGCGTTGCAGACCAGGTAGCGGGCCTTGCCGTCGGGCGGGCCCATGAACGACCACTTGACGCCCGTCGGGAAGCCGGCGCCGCCGCGGCCGCGCAGGCCCGACGCCTTGACCTCGTCGATCACCTGCGCGGGGGTCATCTCGGTGACCGCCTTGCGGGCGGCTTCGTAGCCGCCGTGCGAGCGGTAGAAGTCGAGCGTGTGCGCCCCCTCGACCCCCACGTAGCGGTACATGGTGACCTCGTACCTCGGGTCGTGGCGGCTGCGGATGGGCGCCGGCTTGGTGTCGGCGACTTGGTCCGTCACCTCAACC
Above is a genomic segment from Trueperaceae bacterium containing:
- a CDS encoding NADH-quinone oxidoreductase subunit N encodes the protein MTFPGQIDIHWSVLAPAIALLVTAAVTLFIALFSRDSRGAAGAALIGVITAGVFTLAQLLSGEANAASFGLRYLGDVPALTLTLVILLGTVAAVLVSWDQLQRGGMEHPEYYPLMLLSALGAVVMASAGDLITLILGLEIMSLPVYALSAWRTRDRQSEEAGMKYFLLGAFGSAILIYGAALVYGAAGSFVYGDVAAALSSGNLTLLATLGGALVLAGLGFKAALAPFHQWAPDVYTGAPTPVVTFMTVVIKIGAFAALLRLATVVFPALQPWLLTALAVMVALTLVVGNFSALMQRGVKRMLAYSSVAHAGYLGLALLATDHGGVAAAAFYLTAYAFMNAGAFAVLSLISDANDHGDDLERFAGLAKRRPWLAAVMTLFMLSLGGIPPLVGFAGKVLVFQAVIDAGYVWLAVLGIATSIVALVYYFRVVAYMYFRESAYEPPAFRSGATQVAIALALAGTLLLGVFPGWWHTLLSAGPRLLAGL
- a CDS encoding NADH-quinone oxidoreductase subunit M; this translates as MIALAMIVVPLVAAALVMLARRVLPLARVLAVAGAVATLVLAIFLPGTRPLDLTWLPGIGVSFSLDGNGAGSVLTFAAALMMIPAVLVATTRVASGAAGFAALLLVALGGLNGIFLAKDLVLFYVFWEATLIPGLLLLGIWGGERRREATVKYLVYAVTGSFFMLISILAVKALSGAASFHVIDLMLAAPELPVATQTWLFVGLAIGMAVKLPIWPLHSWLVDLNEQNHPSGAADVLGSLYKVGAFGFFAWGLPLLPAGALRVAPILLALSAVTALYGAFGAIGSNHLKRFLAYGSLSHMGIIGVGVFGMHLAGMSGAMYFLAAQMVSTGGLFLIVGMLYHRRRSLYLADYGGLAKAAPALAAFTLFLIFTFIGVPGLSNFPGEFMSLLGAFQTSPWPAAIATLTVIAAGVYGVNLYQRLFQGRSEAVVKDLDALEMYVLLPVIVGVLLFGLMPAPHLQRIESQSQLAELQLERAAAAPGGITLSDVGGAR
- the nuoL gene encoding NADH-quinone oxidoreductase subunit L — translated: MVAWASLAPLIALVGALVNAFFGKNLKEPAPGIVGSVAVGAGFVLSLLAFIGVAGGGEAVRVGFGEFLRAGDFTVSLGFHLDQLSVLMMMIITGVGFLIHVYAIGYMHGDDGYSRFFAQLNLFVASMLVLVMADSFVLMFVGWEGVGVCSMLLIGFWYKDLANAGAGRKAFIVNRVGDFGFLLAMFLTFKVFGTLDIATVTAMAPTMLYGSAALTGIGLLYLLAATGKSAQLPLHVWLPDAMAGPTPVSALIHAATMVTAGVYLIARTSAVYAVAPGALATVAWIGVLTALVAAIAAVGQTDIKRILAYSTISQVGFMVAAVGAGAYWAGIFHVLTHAFFKALLFLGAGSVIHALGGEQDIRKMGGLGKRMKVTGTTALIATLAIAGVPFLSGFFSKDAIVVATFTSGVLADVGGGVLFWLLMITAGITAFYMFRWYYLIFGGEERLDRGVAERVHESPAVMTAPLVVLAIGSVLIGYVGLPAFLTDNRVQAWLARATAAGEFSHPSVATEWLLVLGSAAVALVGLGLGYWVYVTSKGALAKRAGDTVLAGASRGAFGFDPLYKALFTDTGSGAAEAVSLLDKEVVDRGLVSLAGLVPLLGGVVRRWQSGHIRAYAFAMFVGAAGLALVAALLGVLK
- the nuoK gene encoding NADH-quinone oxidoreductase subunit NuoK translates to MVATEYYVALSAVLFVLGGVGVLTRRSAIMLFLSVELMLNAANLAMVAYARAWSAGGARIALDGQAAVFIVLAVAAAEVAVGLGILVAIFRNRVSTNVDELSEVRA
- a CDS encoding NADH-quinone oxidoreductase subunit J, translated to MVGFAVLAVLLVAGGVGVVTLRQPVHAALALVGTLLALAVTYVTLQAHFLAAVQVIVYAGAIMVLFLFVIMLLNVGGERLGDRLAWLRPAAWVAAAVAAVAVVAVAVISARPLPAADVVTTTLAGGNAGSIAEVLFTDYLLAFQLVGVLLLTGVVAAVGLVQRAAPETRPQERSLAGRGAPHEPYLGVGGEGAPVSEAAGGGR
- the nuoI gene encoding NADH-quinone oxidoreductase subunit NuoI, which produces MSVIDIAKGMGLTLGYLFKRPVTVQYPRDKVDMQARFRGRHHLLRHPDTDLEKCIGCSLCAAACPTYCIYVEAAENDPDNPTSAGERYAKIYEINMLRCIFCGFCEEACPTGAVVLGHEFELADFRYQDFVYRKEDMLVGTKGSKWQRREAEAKGKDVRLGFDADHRVELEGVDY
- the nuoH gene encoding NADH-quinone oxidoreductase subunit NuoH, producing the protein MVHDPLWVTFIKALVLCVVLLGAFAYMTVIERKLLGRFQHRYGPNLTGPGGWLQPIADAIKTVFKEDLVVSAADKFVLVLAPAISIVFALSAFGAIPAGPAGSLFGLNPWVMDLDIGILYIFAATSLGVYGIFLGGWASNSKYSLLGSLRSSAQIISYELGLGLSVLAVIMVAGTLNLREIVEVGIWSVSPWLWPGLALAFVTFVISGTAEVNRTPFDLPEAEQELVAGYLTEYSSIKWALYQMAEYVNMMTASAFISTLFLGGYRGPRFLDAVVPGISEWPIVWLVLKMAIFMFLFIWLKATLPRLRYDQLMRFGWLYVFEFALVAALVTGAVIAYVI
- the nuoG gene encoding NADH-quinone oxidoreductase subunit NuoG; the encoded protein is MKVRVNEVELDLAPGTSAIDAVFAAGSDVPYFCSQEYMSPIGACRMCLAKVGAPRKDRDGSWILDEETGEPKIFWFPNLMATCTTQVMEGMVIDTESKHVKDIRNGMVEFHLVNHPLDCPVCDKGGACELQDRSYEYGDGLSRFEFDKRHFDKHYPLSELITLDRERCIQCKRCVRYFEEVPGDEILDFIDRTSHTYIDTADAGLPNNFTGNIADICPVGALLDASSRFRGRNWEYDHTRTTSMDDATGTAIIVDARTGRIERIKAGLNPEVNKTWIDDGVRFGHEYASAPGRLTEPLVRRQGELKPATWDEAAAFIAERLKGLSGKDVGIAIRADSTLEEGVAAMALAEALGTGQVDHAPRPAAGVLPAREAATLTDLATADAILVVGDVTEEAGILDLRIKDALKGVTPPALMAHGVPIADLRLKERMPRRREILAVAAPYRVDLMRHAGAAARYPVAGEAAFFAALTRLANDANATLSAEEEAAVGLSAPAARELVDRLAAAKNGVVVLGGFVLAGREATAAARAFIKAVSVKEMPVGPMANSYGLELLGVLPSHERYDYGGMIEGAKALIVSQLDPALDDDLKERLSGKELLVVHDIFLTETAHLADVVLPAASVYERDGTVVNLEGRFLPVRAAPVDAGTSADFTGVVRAIGEALGQRLEGRSVRSARRTLKKRFDLDLAELPDAGTLPRLKTRGPAKVVAREAAAAQAGNVLIVPSMARAEFLHLNRHLAAATGGPRLRLHPDDAAKHGLADGAEVRLKVGATWRRAVVSVTDAVEPGLATIPCLPDQPVGLAQADLANVVVEQARLEVA